A genomic stretch from Coffea arabica cultivar ET-39 chromosome 10c, Coffea Arabica ET-39 HiFi, whole genome shotgun sequence includes:
- the LOC113715049 gene encoding uncharacterized protein: protein MTPFQALYGYKPSQLTLSPTQTLVAAVEDWSSERVNWNALLRENLLQAQNRMKQLTDKGRTDRTFEEGDWVYLKLQPYRQSSVALRRNLKLSARYYGPYQVEQKVGSVAYRLKLPDGCSVHPVFHVSLLKKSVNGSQIHPTPPEATAEGEFKVAPKAILDRRDIYRRGQEVEQVLIEWENLNKDDSTWEDWSFIRVQFPELNPRD, encoded by the coding sequence ATGACTCCCTTTCAGGCCCTCTATGGATACAAACCTTCACAACTCACGTTATCCCCTACACAGACACTAGTTGCTGCAGTGGAGGATTGGTCCAGCGAAAGAGTGAACTGGAATGCGTTACTCAGGGAGAACTTGTTGCAAGCACAGAATAGAATGAAGCAACTGACAGATAAGGGCAGGACAGATAGGACATTTGAGGAGGGAGATTGGGTGTACCTGAAGCTACAACCGTATAGACAATCCTCTGTGGCTTTGAGAAGGAACCTAAAATTATCTGCCAGGTATTACGGACCCTATCAGGTTGAACAGAAGGTGGGATCCGTGGCCTATAGACTGAAGTTGCCAGATGGATGCTCAGTGCACCCTGTGTTCCATGTTTCTCTTCTCAAGAAATCTGTCAATGGGAGCCAAATACATCCTACACCTCCGGAGGCAACTGCGGAAGGAGAGTTCAAGGTAGCTCCTAAGGCCATTCTGGACAGGAGAGACATTTACAGGAGGGGTCAAGAGGTTGAGCAAGTGTTGATTGAATGGGAGAATTTGAATAAGGATGACTCCACTTGGGAAGATTGGTCCTTTATTCGAGTGCAATTTCCAGAATTGAATCCTAGGGACTAG